In Jejubacter calystegiae, the following are encoded in one genomic region:
- the sgrR gene encoding HTH-type transcriptional regulator SgrR, with amino-acid sequence MPSSRLQQQFIRLWQCCDGKSQETTLNDLARMLSCSRRHMRTLLNAMQEKGWLTWQAEAGRGRRSRLTFIYTGLTLQQQRAEDLLEQDRIEQLLQLVGDRQTVRQMIVSHLGRSFRQGRHILRVLYYRPLLNLLPGTALRRSESHVVRQIFSGLTRINEENGEAEADIAHHWQQLSPLHWRFYLRPGIHFHHGRELDMQDVIDTLQRINPTPLYAHIVGIDSPTAWTLDIHLNQPDRWLPWLMGNSAAMVLPREWRKMPDFARQPVGSGPYAVERNTNNQLKIHAFDDYFGYRALIDEVNFWVLPEISEDLSCGVQLEGSGDSEKAVESRLEEGCYYILFDARSALGCRDDIKLWLNHILSPVSLIYRAGEQYQRYWFPAWGLLPRWHHAQPPEVVEKPADLDTLTLTFYRDHAEHQILGGIIHQLLAECGVSLIVKEVDYDQWHKGDDISDIWLNSANFTLPLEFSLFAHLYEVPLLQRCIPGDWHEDARRWRAGELDLAEWCRQRLASLEIQPLIHHWLMLQGQRSMRGLRMNTLGWFDFKSAWFAPPDA; translated from the coding sequence ATGCCTTCCTCTCGCCTGCAACAACAGTTTATCCGCCTGTGGCAGTGCTGCGACGGCAAATCCCAGGAGACCACGCTCAACGATCTTGCCCGGATGCTGAGCTGTTCACGCCGCCATATGCGCACCCTGCTTAACGCCATGCAAGAGAAAGGGTGGCTCACCTGGCAGGCGGAAGCCGGCCGGGGAAGGCGCTCCCGACTCACCTTTATCTACACCGGGCTGACGCTCCAGCAGCAGCGGGCCGAAGATCTACTGGAACAGGATCGCATCGAACAACTGCTTCAACTGGTGGGCGATCGTCAGACGGTACGCCAGATGATCGTCTCCCATCTGGGCCGCAGTTTCCGCCAGGGGCGCCATATTTTACGGGTGCTCTACTATCGCCCGCTGTTAAATCTTCTGCCCGGAACCGCACTGCGCCGTTCAGAAAGCCACGTGGTGCGGCAAATTTTTAGCGGCCTGACGCGCATAAATGAGGAAAACGGGGAAGCCGAAGCGGATATCGCCCACCACTGGCAACAACTTTCGCCGCTGCACTGGCGTTTCTACCTGCGTCCCGGCATTCATTTTCATCACGGCCGCGAACTGGATATGCAGGACGTTATCGACACGCTGCAACGCATCAATCCCACACCGCTTTACGCTCATATTGTGGGTATCGACTCCCCTACCGCCTGGACGCTCGATATCCACCTTAACCAGCCCGATCGCTGGCTCCCCTGGCTGATGGGCAATTCCGCCGCCATGGTACTGCCCAGGGAATGGCGCAAGATGCCAGACTTCGCCCGCCAGCCGGTGGGAAGCGGCCCCTATGCGGTAGAGCGCAATACCAATAACCAGCTGAAAATCCATGCCTTCGATGACTATTTCGGTTACCGGGCGCTCATCGACGAAGTGAATTTCTGGGTATTGCCGGAAATTAGCGAGGATCTCAGCTGCGGAGTACAGCTGGAAGGCAGCGGCGACAGCGAAAAAGCAGTGGAGAGCCGACTGGAAGAGGGGTGCTACTATATTTTGTTCGACGCCCGCTCGGCACTCGGTTGTCGCGATGACATTAAACTCTGGCTGAACCATATTCTCTCGCCTGTCAGTCTCATTTACCGGGCCGGTGAACAATATCAGCGTTACTGGTTCCCGGCCTGGGGGCTGCTACCACGCTGGCACCACGCCCAACCGCCAGAGGTCGTCGAGAAACCGGCTGACCTTGATACTCTCACCCTGACCTTCTACCGCGACCATGCCGAACATCAGATTCTGGGCGGTATTATTCACCAGTTGCTGGCCGAATGCGGAGTGAGTTTGATCGTTAAAGAGGTGGACTACGACCAGTGGCATAAAGGAGACGATATCAGCGATATCTGGCTGAACAGCGCCAATTTTACCCTGCCGCTGGAGTTTTCACTGTTTGCCCATCTGTACGAAGTACCGCTGCTCCAGCGCTGCATTCCCGGCGACTGGCATGAAGATGCGCGCCGCTGGCGGGCTGGCGAACTGGATCTGGCCGAATGGTGCCGCCAGCGCCTTGCCAGCCTTGAGATCCAGCCGCTTATTCACCACTGGCTGATGCTCCAGGGCCAGCGCAGTATGCGTGGTCTGCGGATGAACACCCTGGGCTGGTTCGACTTTAAATCCGCCTGGTTCGCGCCGCCGGATGCTTAA
- the ilvI gene encoding acetolactate synthase 3 large subunit, whose translation MEMLSGAEMVVRSLIDQGVKQVFGYPGGAVLDIYDALHTVGGIDHVLVRHEQAAVHMADGLARATGEVGVVLVTSGPGATNAITGIATAYMDSIPMVVLSGQVATSLIGYDAFQECDMVGISRPVVKHSFLVKQTEDIPGVLKKAFWLAASGRPGPVVVDLPKDILNPANKLPYVWPETVSMRSYNPTTQGHRGQIKRALNTLTAAKRPVFYVGGGAINSGCDKELLQLAEALNAPVVSSLMGLGAFPGTHPQALGMLGMHGTYEANMAMHNASLIFAVGVRFDDRTTNNLAKYCPNAAVLHIDVDPTSISKTVEADVPIVGDARQVLRQMLELLDQEAPAERPLDEIRDWWQQIEQWRARKCLSYQQDSETIKPQAAIETIYRLTEGNAIVTSDVGQHQMFAALYYTFDKPRRWINSGGLGTMGFGLPAALGVKLALPEETVVCVTGDGSIQMNIQELSTALQYNLPVLVLNLNNRFLGMVKQWQDMIYSGRHSQSYMESLPDFARLAEAYGHVGIRITQPQELESKLSEALAQVKSGRLVFVDVTVDGSEHVYPMQIRGGGMDEMWLSKTERT comes from the coding sequence ATGGAGATGTTGTCAGGAGCCGAGATGGTTGTCCGATCGTTGATCGATCAGGGCGTTAAACAGGTATTCGGCTATCCCGGAGGCGCGGTGCTCGATATCTACGATGCGCTGCACACCGTTGGGGGAATCGATCACGTGCTGGTTCGTCACGAGCAGGCGGCTGTCCATATGGCAGACGGTCTGGCTCGTGCTACCGGCGAAGTGGGTGTGGTGCTGGTCACGTCCGGTCCCGGTGCGACCAATGCCATCACCGGCATTGCGACCGCCTATATGGATTCCATTCCCATGGTAGTGCTTTCCGGGCAGGTGGCAACGTCGCTCATCGGCTACGATGCATTCCAGGAGTGCGATATGGTGGGTATCTCCCGCCCGGTGGTGAAGCATAGTTTTCTGGTGAAACAGACCGAAGATATTCCCGGCGTGCTGAAGAAGGCGTTCTGGCTGGCGGCCAGCGGCCGTCCCGGACCTGTTGTGGTCGACCTGCCGAAAGATATCCTGAATCCCGCCAATAAGCTGCCCTATGTCTGGCCGGAGACGGTCAGCATGCGTTCCTATAACCCGACGACTCAGGGACATCGGGGGCAAATTAAGCGGGCCCTGAATACCCTGACGGCGGCAAAACGCCCGGTGTTTTACGTGGGTGGCGGCGCGATTAATTCCGGCTGTGATAAAGAGTTATTGCAGCTGGCGGAAGCGCTGAATGCACCGGTCGTCTCTTCGCTGATGGGGCTGGGAGCTTTCCCGGGTACCCATCCTCAGGCGTTGGGCATGCTGGGTATGCATGGCACCTATGAAGCCAATATGGCGATGCATAATGCTTCGCTGATCTTCGCGGTTGGCGTGCGTTTCGACGATCGTACCACCAATAATCTGGCCAAATATTGCCCGAATGCCGCGGTGCTGCACATTGACGTTGATCCCACGTCGATCTCCAAAACGGTGGAGGCAGATGTGCCGATCGTCGGCGATGCCCGCCAGGTCCTCCGACAGATGCTGGAACTGCTGGATCAGGAAGCGCCGGCGGAACGACCGCTGGATGAGATCCGTGACTGGTGGCAGCAGATCGAGCAGTGGCGTGCCCGTAAGTGCCTTAGCTATCAGCAGGATAGTGAAACGATCAAACCGCAGGCAGCCATCGAGACAATCTATCGCCTGACGGAAGGAAATGCCATCGTGACCTCGGACGTCGGTCAGCACCAGATGTTCGCCGCGCTTTATTACACCTTTGATAAGCCGCGTCGTTGGATTAATTCCGGCGGTCTGGGCACCATGGGCTTCGGCCTGCCAGCAGCGCTGGGCGTTAAACTGGCGCTTCCGGAAGAGACGGTGGTCTGCGTTACCGGCGACGGCAGCATTCAGATGAACATTCAGGAGCTCTCGACGGCATTACAGTACAATCTGCCGGTGCTGGTGCTGAATCTGAATAACCGCTTCCTCGGCATGGTGAAGCAGTGGCAGGATATGATCTATTCAGGTCGTCATTCCCAGTCCTATATGGAATCGTTGCCGGATTTCGCTCGTCTGGCAGAGGCATATGGCCATGTGGGGATACGTATCACCCAGCCTCAGGAGCTGGAAAGTAAGCTGAGCGAGGCGCTGGCACAAGTGAAAAGCGGTCGTCTGGTGTTCGTGGATGTCACCGTGGACGGTAGTGAACACGTCTACCCGATGCAGATCCGCGGTGGGGGAATGGATGAAATGTGGCTGAGCAAAACGGAGAGAACCTGA
- the cra gene encoding catabolite repressor/activator produces the protein MKLDEIARLAGVSRTTASYVINGKAKQYRVSDKTVEKVMAVVREHNYHPNAVAAGLRAGRTRSIGLVIPDLENTSYTRIANYLERQARQRGYQLLIACSEDQPDNEMRCVEHLLQRQVDAIIVSTSLPPEHPFYQRWASGKFPIIALDRALDPEHFTSVVGADEEDAGMLAAELRQFSAENVLYLGALPELSVSFLREKGFRDAWRDDPREVQFLYADSYEREAAARSFGLWLDNNPMPQALFTTSFALLQGVMDVTLRREGRLPSELAIATFGDNELLDFLQCPVLAVAQRHREVAEQVLELVLASLDEPRKPQAGLTRIRRNLWRRGNLSRA, from the coding sequence GTGAAACTGGATGAAATTGCGCGTCTGGCGGGGGTTTCCCGCACCACGGCGAGCTACGTCATTAATGGCAAGGCAAAGCAGTATCGTGTCAGCGATAAGACCGTAGAAAAAGTGATGGCGGTGGTGCGCGAACATAACTATCATCCCAACGCCGTTGCCGCAGGGCTGCGGGCTGGCAGAACGCGCTCCATTGGTCTGGTGATTCCCGATCTGGAAAACACCAGCTATACCCGCATCGCCAACTATCTGGAGCGCCAGGCGCGCCAGCGCGGTTATCAGCTGCTTATCGCCTGTTCCGAGGATCAGCCGGATAATGAAATGCGCTGCGTGGAGCATCTGCTACAGCGTCAGGTCGATGCCATTATCGTTTCCACCTCTCTACCGCCGGAGCATCCTTTCTACCAACGCTGGGCCAGCGGTAAGTTTCCCATCATTGCCCTGGACCGTGCGCTGGATCCCGAACACTTCACCAGCGTCGTGGGGGCGGATGAAGAAGATGCCGGCATGCTGGCGGCGGAGCTGCGCCAGTTTTCGGCCGAAAACGTGCTTTATCTGGGGGCATTGCCTGAACTGTCGGTCAGCTTCCTGCGTGAAAAAGGCTTTCGCGATGCCTGGCGGGACGATCCACGTGAAGTGCAGTTTCTGTACGCCGACAGCTATGAACGCGAGGCGGCAGCGCGCAGCTTTGGCCTGTGGCTGGATAACAATCCCATGCCTCAGGCGCTGTTCACCACCTCGTTTGCCCTGTTGCAGGGGGTAATGGACGTCACGCTGCGTCGTGAAGGGCGGCTGCCGTCTGAACTGGCTATCGCGACTTTTGGCGACAATGAGCTGCTGGACTTCCTGCAGTGTCCGGTACTTGCTGTGGCCCAGCGCCACCGTGAAGTGGCCGAGCAGGTACTGGAACTGGTGCTGGCAAGTCTTGATGAACCGCGTAAGCCACAGGCCGGTTTAACCCGAATACGTCGAAATCTTTGGCGCCGGGGTAACTTGAGTCGCGCTTAA
- the leuA gene encoding 2-isopropylmalate synthase, whose translation MSQQVIIFDTTLRDGEQALQASLSVKEKLQIALALERMGIDVMEVGFPVSSPGDFESVQTIARQVKNSRVCALARCVEKDIDVAAESLRVAEAFRIHTFIATSPMHIATKLRSTLDEVIERAVYMVKRARNYTDDVEFSCEDAGRTPVADLARVLEAVINAGATTVNLPDTVGYTTPAEYSNIIASVRNSVPNIDKAIISVHTHDDLGMAVGNAIAAVEAGARQVEGAMNGLGERAGNCALEEVIMAIKVRSKMMNLRTNINHHEIWRTSQTVSQICNMPIPANKAVVGTNAFAHSSGIHQDGVLKNRENYEIMTPESIGLNQVQLNLTSRSGRAAVKHRMDEMGYQESDYNMDELYDAFLKLADKKGQVFDYDLEALAFINKQQEEPEHYRLDYFTVQSGSNTMPTASVKLACGDDIKSEAATGNGPVDAVYQAINRITGYAIELVNYQLSAKGHGENALGQVNVVARYNGRRFHGVGLATDIVESSAQAMVNVLNNIWRAAEVEKELQRKAQTKKQNQETV comes from the coding sequence ATGAGCCAACAAGTCATTATTTTTGATACTACTTTACGCGATGGTGAACAGGCGTTGCAGGCAAGCCTGAGTGTGAAAGAGAAGCTGCAAATCGCCCTGGCGCTGGAGCGTATGGGTATCGACGTGATGGAAGTGGGGTTCCCGGTCTCTTCCCCTGGCGACTTCGAGTCGGTACAGACCATTGCCCGTCAGGTCAAAAACAGCCGCGTCTGCGCCCTGGCCCGCTGCGTGGAAAAAGACATCGACGTCGCCGCCGAGTCGCTGCGCGTTGCCGAAGCCTTCCGGATTCACACCTTTATCGCCACTTCACCCATGCATATCGCCACCAAACTGCGTAGTACGCTGGATGAAGTCATTGAACGCGCCGTGTATATGGTGAAGCGCGCCCGTAACTATACCGACGATGTCGAATTCTCCTGCGAAGATGCCGGTCGTACGCCGGTGGCGGATCTGGCCCGGGTGCTGGAAGCCGTTATCAATGCCGGCGCCACCACCGTCAACCTGCCGGATACCGTGGGTTACACCACGCCAGCCGAATACAGCAACATCATCGCATCAGTGCGTAACAGCGTGCCAAACATCGATAAAGCGATTATCTCAGTCCATACCCATGACGACCTGGGCATGGCGGTCGGTAACGCCATCGCCGCCGTTGAAGCCGGCGCCCGTCAGGTCGAAGGCGCTATGAACGGTCTGGGCGAGCGAGCCGGAAACTGCGCGCTGGAAGAGGTGATCATGGCCATCAAGGTGCGCAGCAAAATGATGAACCTGCGCACCAATATCAACCACCATGAAATCTGGCGTACCAGCCAGACCGTCAGTCAGATCTGCAATATGCCGATTCCGGCCAACAAAGCGGTAGTGGGAACCAACGCCTTTGCCCACTCTTCCGGCATCCACCAGGATGGCGTACTGAAGAATCGCGAAAACTACGAAATCATGACCCCGGAATCCATCGGTCTGAACCAGGTGCAGCTGAACCTGACCTCACGCTCCGGCCGCGCCGCAGTGAAGCATCGTATGGACGAAATGGGCTACCAGGAAAGCGATTACAACATGGACGAGCTGTACGACGCCTTCCTGAAGCTGGCCGATAAAAAGGGCCAGGTGTTCGACTACGACCTGGAAGCCCTCGCTTTTATTAATAAACAGCAGGAAGAGCCGGAGCATTATCGTCTGGACTACTTCACCGTTCAGTCCGGCTCTAACACCATGCCAACCGCTTCAGTGAAATTAGCCTGCGGCGACGACATTAAATCGGAAGCCGCCACCGGGAATGGTCCGGTCGATGCCGTCTACCAGGCCATTAACCGCATTACCGGTTACGCCATTGAGCTGGTGAATTATCAGCTCAGCGCCAAAGGCCACGGCGAAAACGCGCTGGGCCAGGTTAATGTGGTCGCCCGTTATAACGGCCGTCGCTTCCACGGCGTAGGGCTGGCAACCGACATCGTAGAATCTTCCGCTCAGGCCATGGTTAACGTGCTGAACAATATCTGGCGCGCTGCCGAAGTGGAAAAAGAATTACAACGCAAAGCTCAGACTAAAAAACAGAATCAGGAAACCGTGTGA
- the leuB gene encoding 3-isopropylmalate dehydrogenase yields the protein MSRNTHIAVLPGDGIGPEVMAQALKVLDAVRKRFDMRITTSEYDVGGIAIDRHGTPLPTATVEGCEQADAVLFGSVGGPKWEHLPPNEQPERGALLPLRKHFKLFSNLRPARLWQGLESFCPLRADIAERGFDILCVRELTGGIYFGQPKGREGSGMYEKAFDTEVYHRFEIERIARIAFESARKRRHKVTSIDKANVLQSSVMWREIVSEIGKQYPDVELSHMYIDNATMQMIKDPSQFDVVLCSNLFGDILSDECAMITGSMGMLPSASLNEQGFGLYEPAGGSAPDIAGKNIANPIAQILSLALLLRYSLDAGEAAEAIERAANRALEEGIRTSDLAQGGQAVSTDEMGDIIARYVAEGV from the coding sequence ATGTCCAGAAACACCCATATTGCAGTATTACCGGGCGATGGGATCGGCCCGGAAGTGATGGCCCAGGCGCTGAAAGTACTGGATGCGGTACGCAAGCGCTTCGATATGCGTATTACCACCAGTGAATACGACGTGGGTGGTATCGCCATCGATCGTCACGGAACCCCGCTGCCGACCGCTACCGTGGAAGGCTGTGAACAGGCGGATGCCGTACTGTTCGGGTCGGTCGGCGGCCCTAAATGGGAACACCTGCCCCCGAACGAACAGCCTGAGCGCGGCGCGCTGCTGCCGCTGCGTAAACACTTTAAGCTGTTCAGCAACCTGCGCCCGGCCCGCCTGTGGCAGGGGTTGGAAAGTTTCTGTCCGCTGCGGGCCGACATTGCAGAACGCGGCTTTGACATTCTGTGCGTCCGTGAACTGACCGGCGGTATCTACTTTGGTCAGCCGAAAGGGCGTGAAGGCAGCGGCATGTATGAAAAAGCGTTCGACACCGAGGTGTATCACCGCTTCGAGATCGAACGCATCGCCCGCATCGCCTTTGAATCGGCACGCAAGCGTCGCCACAAGGTGACCTCCATTGATAAAGCCAATGTGCTGCAAAGCTCGGTGATGTGGCGTGAAATCGTTAGCGAAATCGGCAAACAGTATCCCGATGTCGAGCTGAGCCATATGTACATCGACAACGCCACCATGCAGATGATTAAGGATCCGTCTCAGTTCGACGTGGTGCTGTGCTCAAACCTGTTTGGCGACATTCTTTCCGACGAATGCGCCATGATCACCGGCTCGATGGGCATGCTGCCCTCCGCCAGCCTGAACGAGCAGGGCTTTGGTCTTTATGAGCCCGCGGGCGGCTCTGCGCCGGACATCGCAGGCAAAAATATCGCCAATCCCATCGCCCAGATCCTGTCGCTGGCGCTACTGCTGCGCTACAGCCTGGATGCCGGTGAAGCCGCTGAGGCTATCGAACGCGCCGCCAATCGCGCACTGGAAGAAGGTATCCGCACCAGCGATCTGGCCCAGGGCGGTCAGGCAGTCAGTACCGATGAGATGGGCGATATCATCGCCCGCTATGTGGCAGAAGGGGTATAA
- the thiB gene encoding thiamine ABC transporter substrate binding subunit, which produces MLNKLPVLLTLVALPAFAGPQLTVYTYDSFAADWGPGPAIKKAFEADCDCQLKFVALEDGVALLNRLRMEGKNSKADVVLGLDNNLLEAATQSGLFAKSDVDTRHLTLPGGWQNETFVPYDYGWFAFVYDKNRLKNPPKSLKELVENDRKWRVIYQDPRTSTPGLGMLLWMKQVYGDQAPEAWQKLASKTVTVTRGWSESWGLFLKGEGDLVLSYTTSPAYSLIEEHKDNYAAADFSEGHYMQVEVAARLKSSKQPELAQKFMQFVVSKEFQQTIPTGNWMYPVSQVALPEGFNSLTRPQKTLQFTPQQVAQQRAAWIGEWQRALSR; this is translated from the coding sequence GTGCTGAACAAACTGCCTGTGCTGCTGACGCTGGTCGCCCTGCCCGCCTTCGCGGGTCCGCAGCTCACCGTCTATACCTATGACTCTTTCGCCGCCGACTGGGGCCCGGGCCCTGCCATTAAAAAGGCCTTCGAGGCCGACTGCGACTGCCAGCTTAAATTTGTCGCGCTGGAAGACGGCGTCGCCCTGCTAAACCGCCTGCGAATGGAAGGGAAAAACAGCAAAGCGGATGTGGTGCTGGGGCTGGATAACAACCTGCTGGAGGCGGCAACCCAAAGTGGCCTGTTCGCCAAAAGCGACGTGGATACCCGTCACCTGACTCTGCCGGGCGGCTGGCAAAACGAGACCTTCGTCCCTTATGACTACGGCTGGTTCGCTTTCGTATACGATAAAAACCGCCTGAAGAATCCCCCTAAGAGCCTGAAAGAACTGGTGGAAAACGACAGGAAATGGCGCGTTATCTATCAGGATCCCCGAACCAGTACCCCCGGACTGGGCATGCTGCTGTGGATGAAGCAGGTCTATGGCGACCAGGCCCCCGAAGCCTGGCAGAAGCTGGCCAGTAAGACAGTGACCGTGACCCGGGGATGGAGCGAATCCTGGGGGCTGTTTCTGAAAGGTGAAGGGGATCTGGTACTCAGCTACACCACCTCTCCGGCCTATTCACTTATTGAAGAGCACAAAGATAACTACGCCGCCGCCGACTTTAGCGAAGGCCACTATATGCAGGTAGAGGTCGCAGCCCGTTTGAAAAGCAGCAAACAGCCGGAGCTGGCCCAAAAGTTTATGCAGTTTGTAGTATCAAAGGAATTCCAGCAGACCATTCCCACCGGCAACTGGATGTATCCGGTAAGCCAGGTCGCTCTGCCTGAAGGCTTTAACAGCCTGACCCGACCTCAAAAGACGTTACAGTTTACCCCCCAACAGGTCGCCCAGCAGCGCGCCGCCTGGATCGGTGAATGGCAGCGCGCCCTCAGCCGCTAA
- the ilvN gene encoding acetolactate synthase small subunit, translating into MRRILSVLLENESGALSRVVGLFSQRGYNIESLTVAPTDDPTLSRMTIQTVGDEKIIEQIEKQLHKLVDVLRVSELGQGSHVEREMMLVKVQASGYGREEVKRSAEIFRGQIIDVTPSLYTVQLAGTSDKLDAFLAAIRDVANIVEIARSGVVGLSRGDKIMRQ; encoded by the coding sequence ATGCGCCGGATATTATCTGTATTACTGGAAAACGAATCGGGTGCGTTGTCGCGCGTTGTTGGGCTGTTTTCTCAGCGAGGCTACAACATTGAAAGCCTGACGGTGGCACCCACCGACGATCCCACCCTGTCGCGCATGACGATCCAGACCGTGGGCGACGAGAAGATTATCGAGCAGATCGAAAAGCAACTGCACAAGCTGGTAGATGTTCTCCGGGTCAGTGAACTGGGACAGGGTTCCCACGTTGAGCGCGAGATGATGCTGGTGAAGGTGCAGGCCAGCGGATACGGCCGTGAAGAGGTCAAACGCAGCGCGGAGATCTTCCGTGGTCAGATTATCGATGTCACGCCGTCGCTCTATACTGTGCAACTGGCGGGAACCAGCGATAAGCTGGATGCCTTCCTGGCCGCCATTCGCGATGTCGCTAACATTGTGGAAATTGCCCGCTCCGGCGTGGTGGGGCTGTCACGCGGCGACAAGATTATGCGCCAGTGA
- the leuD gene encoding 3-isopropylmalate dehydratase small subunit, translated as MAEKFIQHTGLVAPLDAANVDTDAIIPKQFLQKVTRTGFGAHLFNDWRFLDDKGEQPNPEFVLNYPQYQGASILLARENFGCGSSREHAPWALTDYGFKVVIAPSFADIFYGNSFNNQLLPVTLNEQQVDELFQLVQSQPGIKFTVDLEGEKVIAGDKEYPFTIDTFRRHCMMNGLDSIGLTLQHEEAISTWEQRQPAFAR; from the coding sequence ATGGCAGAGAAATTTATCCAACATACCGGCCTGGTCGCCCCACTGGACGCCGCAAACGTCGATACCGATGCGATCATCCCGAAGCAGTTTCTGCAGAAGGTGACCCGTACCGGCTTTGGCGCCCATCTGTTTAACGACTGGCGTTTTCTGGACGATAAAGGCGAGCAGCCCAATCCGGAATTTGTGCTGAACTATCCGCAGTATCAGGGGGCTTCAATCCTGCTGGCACGTGAAAACTTTGGCTGCGGATCATCCCGTGAACATGCTCCCTGGGCCCTGACCGACTACGGCTTTAAGGTGGTAATTGCACCGAGCTTCGCCGACATTTTTTACGGCAACAGCTTTAATAACCAACTGCTGCCGGTCACCCTGAATGAACAGCAGGTAGATGAACTGTTCCAACTGGTTCAAAGCCAGCCGGGCATTAAGTTCACGGTAGATCTGGAAGGTGAAAAGGTTATCGCCGGTGATAAAGAGTATCCCTTCACTATCGACACCTTCCGCCGCCACTGCATGATGAATGGCCTGGACAGCATTGGCCTGACGCTGCAGCACGAAGAGGCTATCTCGACCTGGGAACAGAGGCAGCCCGCCTTCGCCCGTTAA
- the leuC gene encoding 3-isopropylmalate dehydratase large subunit encodes MAKTLYQKLFDAHVVREAPNETPLIYIDRHLVHEVTSPQAFDGLRAHNRKVRRPEKTFATMDHNVSTETKDINASGEMARIQMQALIKNCDEFSVELYDLNHPWQGIVHVMGPEQGITLPGMTIVCGDSHTATHGAFGALAFGIGTSEVEHVLATQTLKQGRAKTMKIEVTGKAAPGITAKDIVLAIIGKTGSAGGTGHVVEFCGPAIEALSMEGRMTLCNMAIEMGAKAGLVAPDETTFNYVKGRRHAPKDSEWDEAVAYWKTLKSDEGAVFDTVVTLNAEEIAPQVTWGTNPGQVISVTDAVPNPASFADPVERASAEKALAYMGLQPGVPLTDVAIDKVFIGSCTNSRIEDLRAAAAIAKGRKVAPGVLAMVVPGSGPVKAQAEEEGLDKIFLEAGFEWRLPGCSMCLAMNNDRLNPGERCASTSNRNFEGRQGRGGRTHLVSPAMAAAAAITGRFADIRDIK; translated from the coding sequence ATGGCCAAAACCTTATATCAGAAGCTGTTTGACGCCCACGTCGTGCGCGAAGCGCCGAACGAAACGCCGCTGATCTATATCGATCGTCATCTGGTGCATGAGGTTACCTCTCCCCAGGCCTTCGACGGCCTGCGGGCCCACAACCGCAAAGTGCGTAGGCCTGAAAAAACCTTCGCCACTATGGATCACAACGTCTCTACCGAGACTAAAGACATCAACGCTTCGGGCGAGATGGCGCGTATTCAGATGCAGGCGCTGATTAAGAACTGCGATGAATTCAGCGTAGAGCTGTACGATCTGAACCATCCCTGGCAGGGGATCGTTCACGTTATGGGGCCCGAGCAGGGCATCACCCTGCCCGGCATGACCATTGTCTGCGGCGACTCCCACACCGCCACCCATGGCGCTTTCGGCGCCCTGGCTTTCGGTATCGGTACCTCGGAAGTCGAGCACGTGCTGGCGACCCAAACCCTGAAGCAGGGTCGGGCCAAAACCATGAAGATCGAAGTCACCGGCAAGGCCGCGCCTGGTATCACCGCGAAAGATATTGTACTGGCCATTATCGGCAAGACCGGTAGTGCGGGCGGCACCGGCCACGTGGTTGAATTCTGCGGTCCAGCCATTGAAGCACTGAGCATGGAAGGGCGAATGACCCTGTGCAACATGGCGATCGAAATGGGCGCCAAAGCAGGTCTGGTCGCGCCGGATGAAACGACCTTTAACTATGTGAAAGGCCGCCGCCACGCGCCGAAAGACTCAGAATGGGACGAAGCCGTCGCATACTGGAAGACCCTGAAGAGCGATGAAGGCGCGGTCTTCGATACCGTCGTCACACTGAACGCCGAAGAGATTGCCCCGCAGGTCACCTGGGGAACTAACCCGGGTCAGGTGATTTCCGTCACCGATGCGGTGCCGAATCCGGCCTCGTTCGCCGATCCGGTAGAGCGCGCCTCCGCCGAGAAAGCGCTGGCCTATATGGGGCTGCAGCCGGGTGTTCCGCTGACCGATGTCGCTATCGACAAGGTCTTTATCGGCTCCTGCACCAACTCACGTATCGAGGATCTGCGTGCCGCCGCCGCCATCGCTAAAGGGCGCAAGGTCGCACCAGGCGTGCTGGCGATGGTGGTTCCTGGCTCCGGCCCGGTTAAGGCTCAGGCCGAAGAAGAAGGACTGGATAAGATCTTCCTCGAGGCCGGTTTTGAATGGCGCCTGCCAGGCTGTTCCATGTGCCTTGCAATGAACAACGATCGTCTGAATCCTGGTGAACGTTGCGCATCCACCAGCAACCGTAACTTCGAAGGGCGTCAGGGACGCGGCGGACGCACCCATCTGGTGAGCCCGGCGATGGCTGCCGCTGCCGCTATCACCGGCCGTTTCGCCGATATTCGCGACATTAAATAA